ATAAATTAtcccttaaattaaaaaaaaaactagtgatAAATGTCACTGGGGATATGGAAACtgtgaagtattttttaattagattctGTAGTTTTGGAGCCCATTCATtgcaaagaaataaactattcATATATTGATATGCATAAGAAGGGATTCTTACGCATATACGCATTTACACTTTATTacctttaatttaaagatattagaAAGCACTTTAAATCACTTCCACCTTCATTGCGACCAAAAGAAATACAAGGATCAGAAGGAAATGTTTTACAGCTAATCTCTATAATCTATAAAGTTCTTCGCATAAACTAAAGCCAATTTCGTTCAACACTTTAACACCTTTTCTAATTGTTCGTTCAATATCCTCTCAAAGTTCGCTGTAAAGTAAATATCGTTTCAACAACTTTACAAGCTTTAACTTGCTAATCGGATCCTGTCACGTAATTAGCAAAGCGCTTTCCACTCGCTGGATGGCTTTCAGCTAACGCTTTTGATGTACTGAACCTATGAATCATGATTAGattaaaaacctttattttaaaatttgtaggAACAGTAATatcattatttctaaattcttCGCAGATACGGAGAGGTTACATGACGATGTTTTACggataagaataaaaaaaagaattaggGAAATCTCAACAAAATGCCAGCGAATAGTAAAAGTACTTCATATACagtaattaaatcattttgagctattaaatttaaccaaaatcctaataaacaattaacaaCGTTTCATTTTTCTTAGTGACAAATCCATGTTCTGTTATCTAAAGTGAAGAAGTATTAGATGGTACatgttatgaaaataataaacagcTTACAATACTAAAGAAACAGTAGCTCATAAGGAAAAGTGCGTTACGTGACTAGTATGGAAACAAACTATGTAGGGCATGTTTAGCGGGCGGCATTGTCCTTGGTTAACTCAACTAAAATTGATGATCTGCAGAACAGCTTATGGCTCGCATGTGTATAGCAGATCAGTGAACAAAATCGCAGCTCAGTTCAATTTATACCTGCACAAAGTTATGAGTTTCGTTTCGAGCTGCGAGTTGCGAGCTGCGAGCTGCGAGTCACGGAACAGTATGAGATGTAAAGGACTTTCTGTTTTAACTTTCTGATTGGTCGCTCTGCGACTTATCAGCTCGTCGGCTTGCATAGTTATAGTAGATCGTGTTGAGCCGTGAGCTGCCAATTTTGTTGTCGAGTCGCAGCTCAACAGCTCGTTTACATTTGACATTCAGcagtcgactgttgcgttcgTTTCGCGCTCTACGATACCGATCGCTATATTCaaacatgaattatttattggcCGAATATATCCGCAAATGTGGAAAGCTTTTCATATCTGGATTGAGTATTTCGATTTCgtgatgaaataaataaataaaatttaggtAAACTCACTATAACCATGTAAggtactaaaatttaaattattttagactagtataaataaattcttagatTGGTTTTTCCATCAAATCAATTCTCTACGATGTATTTGATATATTTCTCATTGTAAAGGTAAACTCGAAACAGACAAAACGAATTTTCTCTCTGCTCGTCTACCCGCTATTACTTGGAATGGACTTTCGTGTAAAAGCAATTTCTATGTATGAAAATGCAACAATATTCCAATTTACCTTTGTATTGTCAAGGCATCTGGTAGTGTATTGAAGtcacaaaatgaaataagcgaaatcaaaataataaattcactaGCAGCTGAATCCGACATTAATGCATTGTAATCTAAAGTAAggcaatttaaaatcttaaatttcatgtaaaaaatacCTACTTTAATCACTTTTTGAACACTGCTCTAGCCACACATAGAGGAAAAGAAAAGCTTTTTTCCGAGACTCGGTTATAGCCTAATCTTATGTAGCCattcagtgataatgtagctttccaATGGCAAAAGAAATTTTGAAACTGGTCTggtagtatttaaatttacttgataaaaaaaaatataaaaaatacttctctctttataatattaagtatatactagtatatataaatactagtatAACAAATAGTAGATAAAACAATGACAGAATCAATTTTTAATCCGCCATCTTGTAAGCGAAGTGACAACGTTCAAGAGTTAGTAGCTTCAGGGAATTTGATATCTCGCTTCAGCTTTTAGACATTGTATGAAATTTCAGTGCATCCTTTCAATGAGGCGAAGATAAAAGGTTGATAGGTGACGTTTTGAAAGTTTTCTAGCGTAAACGTATTTGTCGGTTGTCGGATATTGAGATGTTAAGATGAAAGACGTTTTGAATGATGAGGTACGTCAATTCGTTAGAGAATTTTAAGTGAATTGGGAtgttaaacaatattgttcaaatttattaaaccaaGACATAGTTACtgttacaaacaaaacactgctagttaatttaaaacgcatataaaatttcttcaGTGTTTTAATTTGCTAGGATCGGTAATTAACTTATACCTACTTCtagattttgttttcatttaatatcttaatatatataaatctagaACGCAACATTAACATAAGCTGGATACAAAAATAGAGcacatttatttgtaatacacgattcaaactttacgacggctaaTAGTTAGCAAGTAGGTGTCAGGCGAGCCAACTGTGAGCGTAGAAACACGTATGAATGGGATCCCTTTGTCCACAATTCTTTACACCCCGCGAATAGTTAAAATTGTTTGGCGTCTTCacagagttttttttctaattattacTGAATTTTTGTTCAACCTTTGTTTTAGGATTCACGGGTATAGTTGAATGGAGAGCTTGAATTATCAACGTCATCAGATGTACCATACCTTAACCATTACGCAATTGGAGCTTCGATTTCAAGCTAgtataaagtttgaatggcATTGTAGCAGAATATTCGTGTAATTTGAGGGCAACAAAAGCTCGGAATACCGAGCGCAATGCAGCGCGGACAATAGCAATTATATGGGACGATACCTCATCGCCTTTTCATAATAGGACTCTCTCGGATTGCGTACTCGGTGTTGCCTGTATTGTGCCGTAAAATCTGGCGGAATTATTGAATTCACGTCTTTTTCCCCAGATTTTCGAAGTGTGATAACGATTTACTTTAAGCCTTTTGTCTTTAGTTTAGCAAAACTGGTAAAGAAAAAATGGAATTTTCTATTGAAAAATgattacaattaaaagaaTGTAAAACTATGTTACTAAACTAAGGAAGCCTTTTAGTGCAGAACCTAAAGGCTTAAGTTTTCATCAAAACGTATGTGAGTGTGGAGGTAACCcactttaaaaaattccaTAGTATTGAATTGTTCCAATTTAACGAAATCGTGAAACCCAACTACATAATAGGAAACATAACTTCAATTGCTTACCTGAAACAGCATTGCGGTGCGACTTGCAAACTTGTACAAAGCACATATCTGAACAACAGCTATAGGAGTACATCTTGTAGAGTTCAAACTATGCGAAACACTCGACTGCAGTTCAATTTTACATTgacttgaaattaattttagtaaacgACACTAAAAATGTTACGATAAAATTCTTCCCTAACActtgtaatctatatatataaaggaaagtcgtgttagttacactatttataactcaagaacggctgaatcgatttgactgaaaattggtgggcaggtagcttataactaggaaacggacataggataatttttaccccgttttctattttttattccgcgcggacggagtcgcgggtaaaggaTAGTTTGTTAGGCTAggctataatattagtaagataacagtGGACAGTCAATTACATAGAAATGATTTttcaaactataaaatttattaaaagtgatattttaaaagattttcgcTGTAGTTATAGTTCACCATTAGAACTTAGGATATaaccaataataaatatagtagcCACATCAGTTTATTTGTACCGAATTACATATCGCGGTCGCTCCATTGCCTAACAATGTGAAATACTCCGGCACgatgaattttatttgctttctTTTCAATCGCctggtaatattttattaaatctattttacgctacaaaactataaaatatgaagCTAAACAACTTTTAAGTAATAGATAGGTAGAAGATGCGAGACACAACATAGAAATCTGAAGGGAAATTTTAGATTGCCTGTTTAAGTAGGTacgtaaataacaaataaataactataagaAAAACGTAACGATTAACGAATCACTGTTATTTTGTAGTTACATATTAAtgctatatatattataaaacaaaattcacgacaatatgaaaaatgtttaattcaatttgGTGAAATATAAGATGTTTCGTATTGAAGTCAGTATTTTTACTgctgcaaaattttattatgctgCCATCTCTTATTTGAGAGTggaaatatagatttattttaatttcaatgataataatagatggcgctgtaaaCACTGATTCATTTGAAATCACCAGTGCACTtcttttataacttattttacttGTAGGCAGTTCCCTCACATAGTAATGTTTTCTGATAGTTGGCAAATTGGtgaattaatcaaataaaatatgtctgCTAAAATCATTAGCAACAGTGCCACCTATGGATGAATAGCGACAACAAAATGACacttctcttttaaaaaatcagaaaGGTTTATTTGTGGTACCTAGATGGCGTTAATTGGTCATTCTTCATCtcaatatttcttaatttctctctttttaaatgtttttaatattaaaacgcagatttttttttggattataCGTGCACCTTTTGTGGCCGTCAAATAGActtgtttagttttatattaatgctTACTTTTTAACTGgacctaattttaaatataatacaaattatataaagcttaatataaaataaattaaacccaGTTTGAAATATACCACAGTTGACAAACTCGGTCAATCCGCATATCTAAAGGTCTTACAAAAATGGGCGAAGATAACAATTTGACGAATTTTACTTTTAGTGATAAAATAATCTAACtgttagtttagttaacaacatgcactaaaaaattatcttatgtaaCTGctattttttgctgaagtaaaagggccTTTTGCCAATGTCAGAGATGGCGAACCTTTACGCATCAACGTGCGTAATGGTTGCgcattttaaagaaatgtttattgagctacgtgttatcaaataattttgactttgaATTCACACTTTATatcatagtaaataataaatattgtgatgACGTGCCCAAAATGTGTCGCTTTTAGTTCACCATCTCTGACCTTTCAAACCTCTCCTGAAAAGTGTCTATTTTGCACTTTGGTTCTTTTTTGGAACCATTGATATACAGGAGATTACATCCCTATTTACGTAACTTACGTATCGGCGAAAAACGTTACCCTTCTCTCAGTCGGTCACAAAAAATCGAACTAAAACATTCCAAGTAGTTATTGATTTTGAAGACAATTGTAAGTAAACGAGAACGCCCTTTCGAAATTATCGAATGAAGGGTACCAACATTAATCCTCCTAAAGGCTCGTCTTCGACTCATAAAACGCTTCGGAGGATTGAGGCCACGGCATTAGcgttatttatgtacatatcttactaattttataagtgcgaatgtttggatggatggatagattttGTTACAAGCTATATCCGGAACGgatcaatggatcttgatgaaatttggcatagatgtagatcatagttaGGAAGAGCACATtagcttattaagtttttttaaattaattctgcgcggatggagtcgcgggcgacagctagtaattttatatgtccGTTTATTTGTCCGGTGTTTATCCGTTTACTAACCAACGTAACTTTTAAGTAATGTCGTTTACGACGTGATAGTTCTTGAATGGTAAATGTCAATCGAATCCTTTTTTCCCCAGAGTTAGTCGAActtatcttattattataaatgcgaatgtttagatggatggatggatggaggtTTGTCTCAATGTTTCTAGggaacggatcaacggatcttgatgaaatttggcacagatgtagaacatagtctggaagaccacATAGGGACcacttattgatttttttttaattcagcgcggacggagtcactaGCGACATGTAGTCGATATAAAGAATAGttagttgaatattttaattttctggtttttgaatttaaaaaatttggaaccattttaatattcctaaattaattattgttacaatagagccaattaataaatataacggATGTACGAatgttacatatatattttacataccgTCAACAAaggaacacattttttttttataaaaagcataTGTCATCGAATCCGCATTTTTCATGACTCCAAGTAATGGGATAGCAGACATTAAATCACGAGAACCGTAGCTGTGATTATTATTTCTCAAACTTTGGAAATGGCTGTTTGAATCGTCACCGCTTCTTCTAATCGCTTCCAACAAATCGAATTTTAAAAGTGGGGTGAGCAGAACGAGTAATTATCTTTGTTTGTCTAACTTTTAATAGTGAAAAATTTGTTCTTGGtttgcttatttttaaatgaatatttcaacaaaattgatttaaaaatgataaaaaaatctttgatataaaaatttacgttggttaaaagttttaaaatgttgaactggttttgatattattatctGTCTTTAGATTCCGGAATGGTTGAGATTATTTGGTAGAAGACGCGGGTAAAAGCGcctaacattttttaattgcattattatttctaaatatcaAATTGCCGTTAAAGTCGTAAAGTGTTATTACGCGAAGtgacataaaattgttttattgtcaCACTGAGCGTCTCGCAGCGACATTTCCTTTAATGTTTCACTTTATTGCTGAATACTGCAAATTGTTGCGTTTGAATTCTTtgttttaagacatttttaatattctttttttttaaactggaATGCCGTCCAGGCTACGATGGGAATGTTTGaacaaaattgataaaattttgttatgaatcatcatcatcatctgctcactatacgtccccaccgaggtgctcggagcctacccttaGTTAGgcgtgactaggccatagtcaaccacgctggccaagtgcgggttgacttcacacatatcattgaatttcttctcaaatatgtgcagcatcacgatgttttctttcatcgtaagaacgtcggataaatatatatatgtaaatcgaaaatcataAAACACATTGGTCGCGATTCGTaaccaggacctgcagattacagtTCAAtagcttaacccctgagccactaACGCTCATTGAATTTGCTACATTAAAtaagaagtaaaaattatacaatttttagaGAAAAAATGGACTATTACTTAAAGCATTTACTTaaagtatgtaaaaataacaacagtataaaataatctacaaTTCATTACCGCGGAACTCTAAATTCTTCTTCATCGAGCATttcatgaaaaacaaaataaattacatttttatagacCATTAACGCTATCACACTAATTAGTAAAATGCCTTCTAttgcatataaatatttgttacacgTGTGTTCCCTCAtttctttattacataaaactatcattttacattattattattactttatattatttaataatgaaatttatattagcaatactttttaatatatttattaacatcaaCTGTACATTTGTGATTTCAGTTTATGGAGATGTATATAAAGATAAGAAGTTTTTTACCAAAACTTACCCATGGCTTATAGATAACATTGGAGGAGAGGTTGTGGTCGATTATTACCTTTTAGGCAGTGGCAGGTACACAGTACCACAAATGTGTGCACTCAATGAATTGAGGCTTAATACATTTCTTCAGGCGCAGTTCCTGAAATGTGAAGCTGAAGgtaattttatagatttaattaatagctTAAGTTGTGTTATTTACGTTAAAGTAAAACAACGTAATGCAACTGCAATGTGCGAAATGTATAATGATGTtgatgtgaagtcaaccaatccgcaTTGAGTCCCAAACATATATTAGGTCTAAATTATACAAAGTGTACAAATTGTAAGAAGTGAACAAGgtgtacaaaatgtaaaaagtgtACAATGTAAACATTATACAAATTGTACAAGCTTTACTTTTTTCTCACAGGTAATTCTAACGATGTTTGTATATGCAATACCGGATTGGACACCGAAAGGTTAAAACATTGCATCATAACTAAAGGGTCTCTGGCAAGTTTCGCTGCTTCGAAATACCACCAAATGGGTATAGATGCGAGTCCTGTTATAGAAATCGGACCTAGGAATACGATATTTGAAGTTGAAGACAATTGGTATTTAAAGAAGATCTGTACAATATTCGGCGATAATCAACCAAGGGGCTGTATCAAGCCATTTGCttgtaataatacaaatactgAATATGATATGACGTGGCCTAATCATATTGATTGTACAAAATGTCAGCCTAATTATTCACCATCTACAACGACAACGACACCTACAACTGCTGATACAATATTTTCGtagaataaatacttttaattattaataattggaGATTGGATTGAagattggatttttttttacattttgtacaatttgtaTACATTGTACaagttgtatattttgtattattcatgtattatttttacattcacGAGTCAGTTTTTAAAACGAACTTATACAATTATTGCAAAGGCTCTTAGAGTTTACTTTATCTTTATCGATTAATCAAATAGTTAATTATActttcaatttttatcaattcttAAGAATATATCATTCATTTGTCATTACTTTAAAGATCTTTGAAGGAATTTAGTACAACCACTAAATTTACTATAGtagaaatcaaaatttcaCACAGATCATAATAGAATTGACAATAACGAATAATATGGCCTCGCTTGACGGACAATAAATACGTTTTCAAAACAAAGCCGAAGCCTTTTCTTGGTGTAAAGCGAAAAGTAAAGGCCTCAGGAAAACATCAAACGAATGTTTTGACCCAATTCGATAATAACAATCCGAAAAGAAACGACTCTATTGTGTTACAGAAATCGCGTTCTTAGCTATTGTCGATGAACAATAATAcagtttttcaaattatagacCGACGAACTTATTTGACCCGgcaaaaactttttactataGATCATTAGCTCATTTCTGTCAATGCCAAAATAGTACCACAAGGTCCTTGTTGTACTGTAGCTTGTTATctaatatattcttttatcTGTCAGAACTACCGTCTCTTACCGGGCTAGACAAATTTGTTGCACTGTACCTATTCCTTTCTGATTAGTATACCCTAACAACAAGATCTGCCAACAGTAAACTTTTCATTTACTACTTCGAAAATCAGGTGCGCGAAAACGACTGTCTGTAAAAAATGCTAGTGTCGCTGTCAATACAGATCGACTATTTGTCAAATTACTCCTGTCAGGCTCAGCTCGCTGACGTTCAGTAGTGCCAACTGTTACGACGCTTCTGTGATCAATTAGGTAAAcacataacaaatatttgcaCCCGTCACATAGTAGGGTAGCATATAGGGTAACATTTaacgtttataaataatttatactagctgtcgcccgcaactccgtccgcgcgaaattaagaaaaaaacttaataagtagcctatgagttcttccagactatgttctacatctgtgccaaatttcatcaagatctgttgagccgttcactagataccttcaaacaaacatccatccatccatccattcgcatttaaagtAGGCAGAGATTATAAGATAGAATATTAGCACCTCGTCTGGCAAGACTTTTCAACTTCCGACTCTCGACTCTTCTATGAACTCTTAAGAGATGTAAATTTTTACGCCAGGTGGGTCCGGCCGCTCATCTATAAGCTAGTATTTCACTGCCTgttattttgcataaaaacTTATCGCTatcttttaagaaaattttgtttatgaaaataacaagcggtaaatcattttcttttaataacgACCTTGTTATAAATCAGCGAAGTATACAAAATTCTTAgctctaataattttattatacgatTCCGTCGGCCCGTGATGTCGAAGGCGTGGATCGAGATTTCAATTTGGTtgattattttagtaatgcTTCAAGGCCCTTTCTTTTGCACCGAATATTATtaagaacttttttaatttaaataatctggAAATCGTTTAAATCATTTTGAAgtttaggtaaaaaaaaacgttgtcTTAAAACGTTAATTTCTTATTAGTATTTCTTACTAGGAGTATTCCAATTTCCTTATTTGTTTTCatcattatataataattatgagaGAAATTCATATACAAAGAGGTCAGATTGAACATTATGACTTTGTACATGTGCGTGCGAAAGACACATACACTCGCAGCTAACAACGAGCTACCATACATTTTGCATTTGGTTATACAATATCTATCTAGGTTTCTAAATTCTAGCGtttaatcatttattacaaattgtaattagtgttgaaagttaatttatttgactATCGTTATTTGTTCGGatgtgaaatttaattatcctGGGGCGtagataaacattatttataacgaaattataattactttggACGCCGGTCGCGCGagatattaaaactaaattagccAACTTTTGTGtcatactaaattattaaaactaacttagttataatctaaattaaattttaaacttttcgtAGTATatcgttattttaatttcatgtcaAACTTGTGAAGTGACTCcttgttttgttttcgttGTCGTTAGCTCACTATGTCTCcgccgaggggctcggagatCACACTGGTGAGAGTAGgccttagtcaaccacgctgacccattgagggttgttttttaaattccctCGCAAATATGTGTAGGTTGCATTACGATGCCATTGAGTTGCAATACGGACAGATTAAAAACGGTCAATTTTTTCAGTATGATGGTGACATATACacattatgtttataattttaattatttttgtaacgtaaatattattactctTATTGTTTTAGATTTAGGGCTCAAAATGCACTGacgtaaaatctttaaaatggaatagatgtataattattttgttaaagctTTTCCCAAAAGCTTTGTCTATTATGATTCATACAAGCTttaaaaaagctataaaatataaacgcaATTTTTTCAGCAATTTCCGGTGATGTTCAGTGatgaaaagaatattttattcatggtCCGAATcgaatttaactattttaatctaACGTACTGGTCCATTAGCAAGTCGATTTATTACTGTTCTATTCAGAGCAGATTTCGTAAAAATCATTTCACACAAAAATGTACATCTTTTTCAAaaagcaataatattttttaactgccgCACGAAGGTTGAGTTACAAAGAAAGATCTTTAGATAGTTAGAGATATCTGAGGGTCTGTTTATGTGACCTTTAAGCGTTTATTAGCAGACAGCAAGTTGTCTtgggagcgtcggtggctcagtggttaagctcttgacttgcaatctgcaggtcctgggttcgaatcccgccacgtatcaatgtgtttttcgattctcgatttacatatgtacatttatccgatgttcttacgatgaaggaaaacatcgtgatgcaaactacacatatctgagaagaaattcaatgatatatgtgaagtcaaccaacccgcattgggccagcgtggttaactATGCCCTAGTtacctctaacttagggtaggctccgagccccgcagtgaggacgtatagtgagctgatgatgaagttGTTTTGTATTTGCTTACCCATGCTACTATGATAAACAGGAAagattaaattgtttgtttgtttggatTGAATAGCCTCCGAAGGTACTGAACTGAATAGAAattttctttcactgttgggaaacCCACggatgacataggctatatttattactagatatttttatttccgcgcggaaaaaatcGCGCTAGTTTACTAATATGTCTAGTAACAATTTCAAGTTAACTCAAAGCTTGTGAATATGTTTCACCCCAATAGTCGAATGGCGAAATTCGAGCCCTCGACTGCTAGATCGGTAGTCCGTACTCTTAACTATTAAgctattaatgttttaaggCAGTAAAGTCTTCGGGTTAATGTTAGACCTAggcttttagttttatttttgtagtattCGTCCATTATATTTGGCTCGCCTACGTACCACCACGTGCTACGGGTCCAACCGTCTGACCCCGACTGCTGCTCCCTACCTCGGTAGGTAATACCTTTAGTACAGGTGTAGCGGCTTGCACTTGTGACGTATACGCTCGAGACAAACGACACTCTGTTTACATACACTACATCCCttccttattttaatttatttgatcttTGTATGTATACTTGTTTTTGATCGTAATTAAATCACTAGGCGTGTAGGTATAGcagtaatctttatttattctgtaacattgttatttga
The sequence above is drawn from the Papilio machaon chromosome 22, ilPapMach1.1, whole genome shotgun sequence genome and encodes:
- the LOC106713672 gene encoding uncharacterized protein LOC106713672 is translated as VYGDVYKDKKFFTKTYPWLIDNIGGEVVVDYYLLGSGRYTVPQMCALNELRLNTFLQAQFLKCEAEGNSNDVCICNTGLDTERLKHCIITKGSLASFAASKYHQMGIDASPVIEIGPRNTIFEVEDNWYLKKICTIFGDNQPRGCIKPFACNNTNTEYDMTWPNHIDCTKCQPNYSPSTTTTTPTTADTIFS